The sequence below is a genomic window from Candidatus Eisenbacteria bacterium.
CGCCGGGTTCCATCCCGATCCCGCGTTCGCCTCGACGCTGCGCGCGGCGATCGAGCCCACGCCGGCGGGGGAGTGGGACATCGAGAAGGATATCCTTGCCGTGCTGAGACCGCCGGCCACCTTCGCCCTCTACCACGGGTTTGGAAATGCCCTCTTCGCGCGCGTGATCGATCGCCTGCTCGGCGAGCCCTCTCTCCGCGTGCTGGTCGCCCCTCGGACCGACGAGCAGAGGCGCGGAATTCTCGCCCGGGGCAATGGGAACCTCCGCGTTCTCGCCCGCGGAGTCAGAGGACTCGATCTGCTCGCCCGCGCCGATCTCGTGGTCAGCGCGGGGGGAACGATGAACCGCGAGGCGGCTCTTCTCGGCACGCCCGCCTACACGGTGCTCGCGGCGCCTCTCGGCGCCGTCGATCGCTGGCTCATCGAGCAGGGCCGCCTGATCCATGTCTGCGGGGACGCCGATCTCGAGAAGATCGCGATCCGCAAGGCTACCGAACGCAGACTGCCGCTTGCGCGCGAGCGGATCGCCGAAGAGGTCTGCGATCGCATCCTCGAGCCGATCGGGAGGTTGTGGTGAGGAGCCGGCCGCTCTGGAAGCGGGCCCTCGGCCGCCTCCGCCGGGAGATGGGCGCCCGGCGTCACGCCGCGGCGGATGAGGAGATCCTGCGCCGCTTCCGCGACGGCGGCTTCATCACGGCGGACGAGAGTCGTCTCGTGAGCGAGAGGCTCGACTCCGCGCCACCCGAGCCGCTCGTCCTGCCCGAGTCCCCGATCGGAAGGGTCCGCCCAACGATCGATCGGCAGGCCGCTCTCGTGGAAGCCGGGGATGCGATTCGCGGGTCGATCCGCCTCTTCGGTCGGGAGCAGGATCTCCTCGATCCCTCCTCATGGCATCGCGATCCGCTTCGTTCGACGCCCTGGCCCGACTGCAATCACGCGCGCATCCGACTCGACGATCCCGGGCGCGGGGGAGATGCGCGGATGGCCTGGGAGCCGGCGCGTTTTCACAATGCCCTGCTCCTGGCGAGGGCGCACCTCGTCGCGCCGGAGTCGGGCGCCGCGGGATCCCTGCTCGCGCAGATCGAGTCGTTCGAGACCGGTTGCTCGCCCTTCCGTACGATCCACTGGGCGGTGGGGATGGAGGTGGCGATCCGCGGGGCGGCCCTCTGCTTCGCGCTGGAATCTCTCCGTGGCGCGCCGGAGCTGACCGCCGGCCGGCGCGAGCGGATCGTCAGGCTCTTGTTCCTCCACGGCCTCTTCCTGGAGCATCACATCGAGCGCAATCCCCTTGGGTTCACAACGAACCACACGATCGCGGACCATGCGGGACTCTGCATCCTCGGGCAGCTCTACCGTGGCGCCGATGCGGGGGAGCGCTGGCGGGCGATCGGCGC
It includes:
- a CDS encoding DUF354 domain-containing protein, with amino-acid sequence AGFHPDPAFASTLRAAIEPTPAGEWDIEKDILAVLRPPATFALYHGFGNALFARVIDRLLGEPSLRVLVAPRTDEQRRGILARGNGNLRVLARGVRGLDLLARADLVVSAGGTMNREAALLGTPAYTVLAAPLGAVDRWLIEQGRLIHVCGDADLEKIAIRKATERRLPLARERIAEEVCDRILEPIGRLW